The Anomalospiza imberbis isolate Cuckoo-Finch-1a 21T00152 chromosome 13, ASM3175350v1, whole genome shotgun sequence genome includes the window CATATGAAAATTCTATTCTAAACCTGTGGGACAGTCTATGATCCACACTGAAGACttctcagcctggaggagactctCTTGACTGAGTTTTACTTATGTGTGAAGTTAAATTATTTAATCATTCTTGTAATACAAATGCAAGGCCAAGAAGAGAGAAATTTGGGTATGAGAAAGAGTAACACAACAAAGGAAAGCTGAAGGACTCAATTCTGCTCTCACTGATTACTGCAAAAATCATACACCAAGggcactattaaaaaaaatgctaatAATCTAAAATTGACACCTTCAGGAAAAGATTCTGGGTTAAGATTTTGACTCAGCTTTATCTACACAAGGAATAATGTAGCATATGCTGTTGAGGCTGAAGATTAGCTTTGAAACAGACACAGAAGCTCTTTACCTATGCCCCATGTTAGACAAAACCTAGCACCTGTAGCTCCTGTCTAATCACAGAAATGGACAAAAGTGACTATCTAAAGAGCCTTCTCCTTGAGCACTGAAATGAAAGGGAGTAGCAATTTAGATGCTCTATTTTCATTCAGCAATCACAGAACTATTGACTCTCCTTTTGATCTAAGGTTAGGGACTGATGAACAGAATTTCCTTCCAGAACCCATCAGTTGATTGCACAAAGCCCACATATACTGTCAAGTGGCTGACAGGAACTGTACCAGCTGTGGACTGTGAAGATAAAGGTGGGTTTTCCCATAGTACATAAATAATAGAATACTCTCAATGTGACCTCTAACACACCTCCCATGAATTCTAGTGGTACCATGAATCCAATGAAGACTGCTGCAAAGGCCCATGATATAAAACCTAAGATGAAAAACTTGCCTGGATGAAATAATAGAGAGATTTTCCATATttcctcttgaattcactcttgaTTTTCAGCATGTCAACCTCACAGCGGGATACCATAATCCTGATCAGGACCTTGTCCCGGGTTCCCTTGCCCTGCAAGCAAACACACATTTAGAGCTGCAATAGCTGAAATGTTACCATTAATTAAGGGTAGGACAGCAAACTACAGGCAACCAAGATGAGCAGTAAAAGATACAATGAATCAAATCTTCTAACGAAGGTCATTATCATGATCCAAGAATTTGAGCATGAATGTACTTCTCTCATCAGCAGTATTTAACCAACTTGCAGTCACAAATTTAGCTTAGACTGTAAGCAGCACTTCTGGCTCACCAAGTCTTCCTGGAATAGCCTAATGCCTGTCACCAGGTGTTTCTCTTTCATCATGTTTCTACACAAAATGTTTTGTGGCCAATTTAGTATCTTATTTTGGTATTCAATGAACAGCTTTTTCTGTTATCACCTCTTGGTTATATGCAAAAGATGTGTCTAACTTTGCTAATTATAATCAACTGATCTAATAAAGATCTTTATAATGGGACCCTTTCCTACATTTCCCTATACCAGAGGAATCTGAAGATAATCCAGGCTCATAAGGGTTAAAGAAAACTTTTGAACAATATTAGATAATTGTTAATTTATTCACATGCCAGTCACATTTCATATGAACAGAAGTTCCTaacaaagacaacaaaaaaaaatagtagaaaGAAAAACCAGTCTTTCCTACCTTCATGGAATCATACAGTCTGTCTGCAAAATACAGCTGCTTGTTCTGAATGCACTGGACTGAAGAGAGAGACAAGAATAGTTAAATATCCTGCCCATGCACGGGACACAGAATATTGCAGCCATTTTTAAAGATATAATATGTAGTTAAAATAAGGTTTTCATCAGAAGTTCCTACAAAAAGGGgtcacagagaaaatatttttacctgACTTGCTACTTAGAAGTCATTTGGTTTGGCTTGTGACTGAACCACAGATGCTCACATTCTTCGGAAGGGTTTCCTTCCATGAAAATTGTATCATTTCAGAATTGTATAATTTCAGAATGATAGCCCTCCTCCACAGCTCCCAGTTCATGGTTCCACTTCTAGAAGCACTCTCTCCTCTGGAAACACTCCTTGTATACTCATGCATGAGAAGTCTCCTTTTCAAGGCTGAGCTCTGTTTATACTCCATTTGCACTACACAGCTCTCAGTACACCCTTCGTCTGAAACGGATTTTCCCCTTAAAGAACTCCCTCTTAAAACACAGTGACAGCCTTGTCATCTTCACCTCGTGGCACAGTATCAGCCTTACACCCTGCCTCCCTATTTCAGAGAATTCAGTGTCAAATCAGCTCTTCAATTAGCCCCCATCACCCCTCACTGCCTGCCTGTCTTCTCCTCTCACACACACCCTGTTCTTCCTCCAGCCTATGTGGGTACTGAACAATTTCTacctttttgtttgcttggggaAACAAACATAAAGCCTCTCTATTGAATAAAAGTGGAACTAACAGCCGATCACAACACAAATGCATTTTAACTGGAAAAGTTTATGTCTTGCACAGGGCAAAAATAACCTGCAATATCCTAAAATACACCAGTGGATCCAACAACACCAGCACATCCGGCTAATTACTCATCCAGCAGGGCGAGTCTAGGCCCTACCTTTATGATGATACATTGCAAGAGCCCTGAAAAGATCCTATAAAAAGACAGTCTTCAGGGTAACTTACCAAGATTAAGAAAGGCATTCTCCAAATCTCCCTTAACCTCCTTCTTGATGCTCTCCAACATATCATATGGGCTGTAGCTCTTGTACCTGTCAAACACtagcacagaaaagaaagtAGGTGAAATCAAAACCAGACCAAGAACTGGCAGAAATAACCAACCAAAGCATGAACGCAGACATAGGAATGTAGAGACACATGATTAATAAATATCAATGCGAGTCCTTCTGAGAATCTCAAATACAAGCAGAAGTTTGTAAAGGTCCCATGCCGTggcctttttgttttccttgaaCACCTCCATAATCTGGGAAAATACTATCTTAATCCTGTACTGGTATTTTTTTGAAACAACAGTGATTTAAGCTCTGAAAAGTCTTCAAATGGCTTTTCCCATGTGCTGCTTTACAGCAGTATCAGAGCTGCTTTTGAGTCTTCACTGACAGATTTAAGCACATGATATAGCTAAGCTACCCTGGCACAGAGGTAAAACCTAAAGGACTTCTCAAGGTATCCTGCATCCATATTTTCTAGGTTTGCAACATATTTGTTTTCAGTGTATGTGACATGTAATTGAGCATTGTTACAACTATGTAAAAAAGAGCTGTACACACTTAAAATGTGAGATCAACACATCCACAGAAATAActagattttctttaaaaattaacacCTTGGACATGAATTAAAATTTATGAGatttcctgtgtttttcagtgcttttcaCAATAATTTAAATCATATCTGGGATAAAATAGTTACCATTTTCTTATAACTTTCTCTAACAGGAAAATGTCTGTCTTTAGAATAGTACCTTTCTGCAGGTGGGGAACACTTCTTTCAGTCATAATGTTAATCCACTTGGGGACATCAGTTCCCTTTCTCTTCACACCAGCATCGTAGAGGTCCTggggttagaaagaaaaaaaaaatcacaaaaattcAGGAAATGCACAAGAAGCCATTGCAGATGTATACAATTTCCTTATTGGAAAAACAAGCACTACTGAAATTGTGTTTGTGAGAGAAACACACAGGGACACGTGGTTGGGCAGGTCACCAGGACAACATTTAAGGATCTAAATCTGACACTAAGACTAATTGCTTTGTATTCACCTCTGGCTACAGCTTTACTCTTTATTTAGCTCTGTTTACCTCAGCAGAACTGCTCTTGACAGATGCAAATGTAACAAACAAGCACTAACAGCCACTAAGTTCACTGCAATGGATGTGTTTCCTTTTGTTAGAGGCTCTCTCTCTTCACATATCTAAAAGAAATACCAAAGAGTTTCTGTAGAGTGGGTAAGTACTCTGTGAAAGTTGATACCTGAAGGCATCAGGATTGCAACTAGCAGATTCACTGACACCACGCAAACATTACTGTGCAGGACAATCTGAAATACACACACCTACTTCACAAATGCTCTCCACTTCCACAGTATGTTTATGTTCAATATCCCCCAAAGCCTGAACAACTGGAGATATTTCATGGTCATTACCAGCACTTACCCTGGCATCTTGGTCAATTAGCTCATAATCAATCACAGAGGTATCTTCACACCTTTTGCCCTTCAAACAAGATATCAGTATTTTAGTAAGGTTTCATAGAAAGTAAGCAGTTTGCTATGCATAtattcagtttttttctttttttaacctgaATTTGCTAAATGAGTAACTGCATACTCCACCCCCATTATGAAGCTAATGCTGTGAATGCTGCatttctgttaaaatattttgcccttcaacatttgaatattttttctccccaaaggTCAATGAAGACACAGGGAAATTTAAGAGTGCATCAGAAACCAAATGGTTTCACTGGCAGCCACCACTCAGGCACatcagaaaaagtgaaaaactaTGAACAGCCCTACCTTGGCCAGGGCAACCATTAGCTTGCGGAAGTCACCAGATGTGTCTGATATGATGTCCTTTTCCAGCTCTGTCTTGTACACTAGAAAACAAAGAGCTCTTTTCAGGCAAAGGGCTGTCTCACAAATATTCCTTTGCAAGAAAAAGGGCTGCTAATTACTTGTAGCTGTTGCTAATTACTTGTAGCTGTTGCTAATTACTTGTAGCTGTGATTGTAGCTGTTTATGTGCTGTTTTATTCACATAGACAGCTACAATCTAAGTCAGGTGTGGAGGACAATCAAAACGAGCCCACGCTTTCCTACATCAAACCCAGCATTGCTAGCAGCTAGTCATGAGGTCCATGTAATCAGTCTCTCATGGAAAGCTTacaaaaaaatttcatttagaCACAATTTGTATTAGTAGCAAATAGCCTTCAGTCTGTTTGCTACCAAGCAACAAGACAAAACTACATAAACCACACAAATATCCAGAACACCAGTATAAAATGGCAAAGAACCAAAGCAGATTTGAGTTAGCTTTCTAATAACGAAATTCACACTGAGGGGAATTTATCCAAGTAATTTAGTGTAAAAGACATAGTACGTGGAAACTTGCAAAGTAAACTCACTTTCCCTGTAGACTCTGTTGATTTCACTGAGCTCCTGGTTTGTTCGGGAGCAGATGATTTCAATGAGTGTGTCTTCATCAGTTCCCAGCCCCTGCAATAAAACAGGACTCAGGAGCTAGCAATGAACAGGAATGCTTAAAtggtttaaaaacattttacagaCATCTCCTCTCTCCCACTCTAACAGTTCAGGGATATTTTTTGCCAACGGCTCCTGAGAAAAAACAGATGGAATACTTCTAGTGGCTTACAGATCCTGTAGATGTTCTCTCTGGGCAATGTGCATCTGCTGTGAGTGTCTAACAGTGGCCTCCTCACCAGCATAACTGGAGAAGGTCTGCTTATCATGGcctgtgtgattttttttctatccaCTGGGAGCACAGGAAGAAACTCCAGTCTTATCCTCCTATTAGGATGCTGTTTGTTAAGCCCATCTGTAACAGAATGTCATTTTGCAGGTGGCAAAAATGGGCATAGTTTCCACAGGATTTCAAGAGAAGTAACATCCTGGGAGAAAGTCTCGTGCTGCAGTCTTGAACGTGTGGAAAACAGAGGCAATTATGTGGCAAAGTACCATTTGGGTAAAATGTCTCCCTTGAAGGAACAAGAAAGTGGGACaaaccaaaaaataataattaaaaaaaaagtggggtAAACCAAAGTAATTTTATTAACATGGCTTAAAGCTAAGAGAGCTAGGAGAGTTTTCCACACAATAGCTCTAATAAgcatctgggggaaaaaatgaagattaGCAACATATataattttctaaataattttgaaatattttcaggaatgtgtaacagaaaaataattaactcCTCAGTGATAACTTTGCCTTCCTCAACTCTGATGCCAAAACTTGTAATGCCCTATGTATCAAGCCAAATTTAAGCTCAGGTAAATTCAGAATTGAGAGGTTTTGCTAATTCAGACCAGGTCAGGAGTAATGGGAACTCCTTGGGAGATGGGAAAAGCAACCCATGGAGAACATAGAATAGTCTACATTTGGGACTACTCTGATGAAATTGTTTGGTCTTTAATCCCAAACCCCAGACTAGTCTGAGTCATAATAAATTATGGATAGGCTGTACTCAGACCAGGAGAGGGCAGCATCTGATTACTCAAACAGGGCATTTGGCCCACAGCTGAAGAGTTACCATGGCCATActgggttggtttgttgggtttggggACTTAAGGAGGGTCAGGGTagtgtgtgtgtttatgtggTGGAcggggtggttttgttttcttatttgttCATTAACTCCTTTTTAATCATCTGGAGAAGTTAATGAATTGGTTTCATTGACATGTTCTAAATTTCAGACATAACTTAGTACTTgtctttaattattaaaaaaaaacaaaaacaacttgAACAAGAACATCCAGAATATAAGCAATGATTAGGTAATTATAACTACAATTTCCCACACCTTAGTTTGCTTACAGAGGTGACTCTACTGGCATGAGCACCTCTCAAGTCTTGTTTCAGAGGCCTGCAGAGCAGATATTTCTTTCTGCAGAGACTGCTTTTGATGCCCCATCTTCCTCATCTTCTACATGGGGCAGGTCTGGTACAGGATGTTCCTTCCAGATCAGGGATATGACCAAGTAACTGGAAATTACTGTTTAAACCTATAAATGCCAGCAGAGGATCTGATGGCTCCTGCTAACAGCTGCTCTCTTAAAGGTTTCTCATACTACAAACCTGTGCATTGTTTGTAAGAGCAGTCAGCAAAGCAGCCAGGCTGTTACTCTTGAGCTGACAAGAATGAATTTTTCCTTAAAGAGAGGATTTAATTAAGAGTTTAAAAACCACATAGTTCCATGATTTCTCTCATTTTGGATGCCTTGCAGCTGGATATTTAAACTGTagcactaaaaaaataaaatcagtttgAAAATTATGGCCCTGGATATGAAGTCCCTGTTCTTTCTGAGACAGCGACATCAGATCAACAACAGTAAATTTCAAAGCTTATTTACCTTCATGGCAGCTTTCAATTCAGAGGCATCATACTGTGCTGGTGTCTTCAGCAAGCCCAAGATCACTGCCTCCAAATGACCTGAGAGAGCAGACTTGAGTGCTGCAGAAAGTTCCTGAAAATAGATGGGATgatggaagaaaagaaattaaagctcACTTCTGATCTCCAGAGAATTTAACCTGCAGGGCTTTAAGTCTCCAAGCCTGCAGCAATGTTTCTTACACAACTgacaagaaaacagaaacataAAAAGCTTTCTGGCTGTGGAAGCCTAAGAAAGAAATTAGggcaaaggattttttttctaatcctctgaaaataagaagaaatgCACCACTGTCTGATAAAGTGCTGGAAAGCACAGTGCAGACACACCTAACAGCTTCACTCCAGTCCCAAAGCACTGATGCTTTGGTGGAGCTAATAAGCACAGATGGATCTGAGTTTGACTCACTGTGGTCACTGCTTCTCCATCATACTCCCACACAGTCTTCCCAAGACTGTATTATATGTGGTTTTCCTCTTATCCCAGCCATTTACTAGCTAAGACATTGGAAAATTGACTGCACATTTATTCCACTGTAAGGCTCAGATCCCAACCAGCTATCTGAGGAGATAAAAAATCATCCCTGAGCACTGAAAAATTAAGCCTGTCTTCAAGGAAACTATCAGAAGATTGTAGCCTAAATCCCTTATTGTTAATTGCCAGTCAGGCCTAGGAGAAGAAACA containing:
- the ANXA2 gene encoding annexin A2 isoform X2; translation: MSTVHEILSKLSLEGDHSLPPSAYATVKAYSNFDADRDAAALETAIKTKGVDEVTIINILTNRSNEQRQDIAFAYQRRTKKELSAALKSALSGHLEAVILGLLKTPAQYDASELKAAMKGLGTDEDTLIEIICSRTNQELSEINRVYREMYKTELEKDIISDTSGDFRKLMVALAKGKRCEDTSVIDYELIDQDARDLYDAGVKRKGTDVPKWINIMTERSVPHLQKVFDRYKSYSPYDMLESIKKEVKGDLENAFLNLVQCIQNKQLYFADRLYDSMKGKGTRDKVLIRIMVSRCEVDMLKIKSEFKRKYGKSLYYFIQANTKGDYQRALLNLCGGED
- the ANXA2 gene encoding annexin A2 isoform X1 translates to MSTVHEILSKLSLEGDHSLPPSAYATVKAYSNFDADRDAAALETAIKTKGVDEVTIINILTNRSNEQRQDIAFAYQRRTKKELSAALKSALSGHLEAVILGLLKTPAQYDASELKAAMKGLGTDEDTLIEIICSRTNQELSEINRVYREMYKTELEKDIISDTSGDFRKLMVALAKGKRCEDTSVIDYELIDQDARDLYDAGVKRKGTDVPKWINIMTERSVPHLQKVFDRYKSYSPYDMLESIKKEVKGDLENAFLNLVQCIQNKQLYFADRLYDSMKGKGTRDKVLIRIMVSRCEVDMLKIKSEFKRKYGKSLYYFIQQDTKGDYQRALLNLCGGED